TCGATTTCGACTCAGGCAATACATCTCTAGAGATGTGCCCGAAATTGCCCGGAGGGGGCGTCCTTCTGCTGCGGGCGAGTGACCTCTGGTGCCTAGGATGTCTAGAGATGATCGAAGGAGGGCTTGGATGAACAGCCGGGAGGCGGGGCGGCAGCCCAAGTACCAGCGCATCGCCGCGGAGTTGCGGGCGGCTGTCGAGGCCGGCGAGTACGGGCCGGGGGCGCGGCTCCCTGGCGAGAACGACCTCATGGCGAAGTACGAGGTGGCTCGTATGACGGCCCGGCAGGCGCTCGGCGTCCTCCAGGCCGAGGGCATCGTGGAGGCGCGCAAAGGTGCCGGGGTGTTCGTCCGGGACTTCAGGCCCATCCGGCGACGGGGCATCGAGCGCCTGGCGTCTGCCGGTTGGGGTGAGGGCCGTTCCATCTGGACGGCGGACTCCGAAGGGCGTGAGCTCGCGGTCGACTGCGTCGAGGTGGCCGAGGAAGATGTTCCGTCGGTGATCGCCGGAGTCCTGGAGCTGGAGGAAGGGTCCCGGGTCTGCGTCCGGCGCCGTCGCTACACCCTCGACGACAAGCCCGTACTGCTCGCCACCTCCTACCTCCCCGCCGACCTCGCCTCCGACACTCCGATCGCACAGCCTGACACCGGCCCCGGCGGCATCTACGCCCGGCTCGCCGAACTGGGCCGTGGTCCGGTCCGCTTCCGCGAGGAGATCCGTTCCCGTATGCCGAACACGGACGAGGCGGACCGACTGTCACTGCCGTCAGGGGTGCCGGTGATGCTCGTCGCGCGCACGGCTTACGACGCCGAGGGCGTCGCCGTCGAGGTGAACGAGATGGTGTTGGACTCTTCCGCGTACGTGCTGGAGTACGGCTTCGAGGCCTGAGGCCTCAGCGGATGTCCCATTCGTCGGTCGGCACGCAGTCATGCAGCGTGTAGGCCCAGTCCTGGAACGGCCCGACGAAGAACGCCCGGGTCAGGAGGATGTCGTCGGCGCGCTGCGCACGCGCCATGACTCCGAGTTCGTCCGAAACCGCGTCACCCTCTACGGAGAAGGTGCGCGTCAGGCCGAGGGATTCCGCGTAGTCGTGCAATTGATCCGCCAGAGTGGAGGGCGCTCGGCCGATCAATTGCACCTCGCCGATCGAGACCTGCGGACCGCAGAGGGCGTCCACGGCGACGCAGGCCAACTCGCCCGACTTTCTGTAGTACGCCGTTACAGCGGTGACGTACTGCGGTGCGTCGTCGGGCCGGAAGTGGGTCCGACGGGCCAGAGCGCCATGCGACCGGGACATCGGGCGGTCGGCGCCTGAGAAGCCCTGTGCCTTCATTGCACTGGCCGCTTCATCGTGACTCATGCCGTAGTGCAGCGGGCCCACGTGCTCGAAGGGGACGTATCCCCACTGCAACCGATCGGTTTCGTCTGTGACGGACCACATGCGCAAATTCCTCCTTCAGGGCAAG
This DNA window, taken from Streptomyces sp. NBC_00663, encodes the following:
- a CDS encoding GntR family transcriptional regulator, encoding MNSREAGRQPKYQRIAAELRAAVEAGEYGPGARLPGENDLMAKYEVARMTARQALGVLQAEGIVEARKGAGVFVRDFRPIRRRGIERLASAGWGEGRSIWTADSEGRELAVDCVEVAEEDVPSVIAGVLELEEGSRVCVRRRRYTLDDKPVLLATSYLPADLASDTPIAQPDTGPGGIYARLAELGRGPVRFREEIRSRMPNTDEADRLSLPSGVPVMLVARTAYDAEGVAVEVNEMVLDSSAYVLEYGFEA